The following are encoded in a window of Poecile atricapillus isolate bPoeAtr1 chromosome 3, bPoeAtr1.hap1, whole genome shotgun sequence genomic DNA:
- the PAX1 gene encoding paired box protein Pax-1 has translation MEHTYGEVNQLGGVFVNGRPLPNAIRLRIVELAQLGIRPCDISRQLRVSHGCVSKILARYHETGSILPGAIGGSKPRVTTPAVVKHIRDYKQGDPGIFAWEIRDRLLADGVCDKYNVPSVSSISRILRNKIGPLAPAGPPAPALPCAHLYQCPYPGAAKAGPHPPATLAAPPVPLPRSWPSAHSVSNILGIRSFVEQAGALAGTEGAAYPPKMEEWPSVSRSGFPGPGQAVNGLEKAAMDGDIKYPQPGAGLSSMGTFLPACAYPPSSQPGVYGGSPGAYIGPGPPWQPQGTPLGHHGHGVTGPGGELATAFKQPGREGLDRKPPSPVGKAPEPLSAIHGISIPTSSS, from the exons ATGG AGCACACGTACGGCGAGGTGAACCAGCTGGGCGGAGTGTTCGTGAACGGGCGCCCGCTGCCCAACGCCATCCGGCTGCGCATCGTGGAGCTGGCCCAGCTCGGCATCCGGCCCTGCGACATCAGCCGCCAGCTCCGCGTGTCGCACGGCTGCGTCAGCAAGATCCTGGCCCGCTACCACGAGACGGGCTCCATCCTGCCCGGGGCCATCGGCGGCAGCAAGCCGCGGGTCACCACGCCCGCCGTGGTCAAGCACATCCGCGACTACAAGCAGGGCGACCCCGGCATCTTCGCCTGGGAGATCCGCGACCGCCTGCTGGCCGACGGCGTGTGCGACAAGTACAACGTGCCCTCGGTCAGCTCCATCAGCCGCATCCTGCGCAACAAGATCGGCCCGCTGGCCCCCGCGGGCCCGCCCGCGCCCGCGCTGCCCTGCGCGCACCTCTACCAGTGCCCGTACCCCGGAGCGGCCAAGGCCGGCCCGCACCCCCCCGCAACCCTCGCCGCTCCCCCGGTGCCGCTGCCCCGCTCCTGGCCCTCGGCGCACTCCGTCTCCAACATCCTGGGCATCCGCAGCTTCGTGGAGCAGGCGG GGGCTCTGGCTGGCACCGAGGGGGCCGCGtaccccccaaaaatggagGAGTGGCCCAGCGTGAGCAGGAGCGGCttccccgggccgggccaggcggTCAACGGGCTGGAGAAAGCTGCGATGGACGGCGACATCAAATACCCGCAG cccggcGCGGGGCTCTCCTCCATGGGCACCTTCCTGCCGGCCTGCGCTTACCCCCCCTCCAGCCAGCCCGGCGTCTACGGCGGCTCCCCCGGAGCCTACATCGGCCCGGGACCcccctggcagcctcagggGACCCCCCTGGGCCACCACGGCCACGGCGTCACCGGCCCCGGCGGCGAGCTGGCCACGGCCTTCAAGCAGCCCGGCAGGGAAG ggctggacagAAAACCTCCCAGCCCCGTGGGGAAAGCTCCGGAGCCCCTGAGCGCCATCCACGGAATCTCCATCCCGACCTCCTCGTCCTAG